In Mycolicibacterium mucogenicum DSM 44124, the following are encoded in one genomic region:
- a CDS encoding enoyl-CoA hydratase/isomerase family protein: protein MADQQVLLDVAEDGVARLRLNRPEAANGMNVPFLQALHAAIMQCHGDPSVRVVIITGEGKNFCAGGDVRTFASKGEALPDYLREATAWLQLAVDALLQLQVPVLAGVHGFAAGGGGFGLVCAADFVIAAESAKFMSGAVRVGMAPDAGVSVTLTQLVGFRKAMEIVLTNPTLSAQEALALGLLTKVVPDERLDDELTEFAAQFTEMAPKAVGAAKRLMWGGLGTSVVQRLGEEARTVAELSGTADSREGLAAVIERRPPRFTGK from the coding sequence GTGGCTGACCAACAGGTTCTCCTCGACGTCGCCGAAGACGGGGTGGCGCGGCTGCGCCTCAACCGGCCCGAGGCCGCCAACGGCATGAACGTGCCATTCCTGCAGGCCCTGCACGCTGCGATCATGCAATGTCACGGCGACCCGTCCGTCCGGGTCGTCATCATCACCGGCGAGGGCAAGAACTTCTGTGCCGGCGGCGACGTACGCACGTTCGCGTCGAAAGGTGAAGCGCTACCGGACTATCTGCGCGAGGCGACCGCCTGGCTGCAGCTCGCGGTCGACGCACTGCTCCAGTTGCAGGTGCCGGTGCTCGCCGGCGTGCACGGATTCGCCGCCGGCGGTGGCGGTTTCGGGCTGGTGTGCGCAGCGGATTTCGTCATCGCCGCCGAGTCCGCGAAGTTCATGTCAGGGGCCGTCCGCGTCGGGATGGCACCCGACGCCGGCGTATCGGTGACCCTCACCCAGTTGGTCGGGTTCCGCAAGGCGATGGAGATCGTGCTCACCAATCCGACCCTGTCTGCGCAGGAGGCCCTCGCTCTCGGTCTGCTGACCAAGGTCGTGCCCGATGAACGTCTCGATGATGAGTTGACCGAATTCGCAGCACAATTCACCGAGATGGCGCCCAAAGCGGTCGGTGCGGCCAAGCGGCTGATGTGGGGCGGCCTGGGTACCAGCGTGGTGCAGCGGCTGGGTGAGGAGGCGCGCACTGTGGCCGAACTGTCGGGCACGGCGGATTCGCGTGAAGGGCTGGCGGCCGTCATCGAGCGGCGGCCGCCACGGTTCACCGGGAAATGA
- a CDS encoding enoyl-CoA hydratase/isomerase family protein: MDDVVLVSDHGPTRVITLNRPDRRNAIDIPLRVALAEHLEDAMADNDVRVVVLTGAGASFCAGGDISTMCRMAEAESRPRAEAAARVVRAIWSGGTPVVAAVEGAAFGAGVSLALACDRVVAAEDAVFSTAFTGVGLAGDMGIFASLPARVGPAKARQLMLLPQKLSGAEALALGLVDAVVSPGSALTAALADAERIAELAPLAVGEIKRALTRWPSSPQAMLDHEVDLAVRLFDTEDFDEGVAAFHARRPPRFRGC, encoded by the coding sequence ATGGACGACGTCGTATTGGTTTCCGATCACGGGCCCACCCGTGTCATCACGCTGAACCGGCCCGACCGGCGGAATGCGATCGACATCCCGCTGCGAGTGGCGCTGGCCGAGCATCTCGAAGATGCCATGGCCGACAACGACGTTCGGGTTGTCGTGCTGACCGGTGCGGGCGCGAGCTTCTGCGCCGGCGGAGACATCTCGACGATGTGCCGGATGGCCGAGGCCGAGAGTCGACCACGTGCCGAAGCCGCCGCGCGGGTGGTCCGAGCCATCTGGTCAGGTGGCACACCGGTCGTCGCGGCGGTGGAAGGCGCCGCGTTCGGCGCCGGCGTCTCGCTTGCGCTGGCTTGCGACCGGGTGGTCGCCGCCGAGGACGCGGTCTTCTCCACGGCGTTCACGGGCGTCGGCCTGGCCGGCGACATGGGCATCTTCGCATCACTGCCCGCCCGCGTCGGCCCGGCCAAGGCACGTCAGCTGATGTTGTTGCCGCAGAAGTTGTCCGGCGCAGAAGCGCTCGCCCTCGGCCTCGTCGACGCCGTCGTGTCACCGGGTTCGGCGCTGACAGCGGCGCTGGCCGACGCCGAGCGGATAGCGGAGCTCGCGCCCCTGGCGGTCGGCGAGATCAAGAGAGCGTTGACGCGCTGGCCCAGTTCACCGCAGGCGATGCTCGATCACGAGGTCGACCTGGCCGTCCGCCTGTTCGACACCGAGGACTTCGACGAAGGCGTCGCCGCCTTCCATGCCCGTCGACCGCCCCGTTTCCGGGGCTGCTGA
- a CDS encoding MBL fold metallo-hydrolase yields the protein MSALSTSGVDPGCELITDRVVRVPLPLPLPGLTSVNAYLILGANEVTLIDPGWDWTPAETALCNALHGFGAGPSDVRQILVTHQHWDHYSLALRWSATYGAELMLGHEERHSIESFATVNGVHPTQVGMLMTAGAPRLARAVEGLRWESYELGIAFTAPDRWLTDGDVIDCGGTSVVARFTPGHTRGHMVFDDVADGMVFTGDHLLPRITPSIAFERAPEALPLQSYLSSLELFLELPQSRMLPAHGPANQRTGDRAQELLDHHRQRLELVAEFVAAGPCTAFDVAAQMRWTRHERALGDLDVVHQMTAVLEVAAHLDLLATQHILTHQDEADGRVFTVA from the coding sequence ATGTCTGCGCTGAGTACCTCCGGTGTCGACCCCGGATGTGAACTGATCACCGATCGCGTCGTCCGGGTGCCGCTGCCGTTGCCGCTCCCCGGCCTCACATCGGTCAACGCCTACCTCATCCTCGGCGCGAACGAAGTCACTCTCATCGATCCCGGCTGGGACTGGACGCCCGCGGAAACGGCCCTGTGCAACGCGCTGCACGGCTTCGGCGCCGGACCCTCCGACGTCAGACAAATCCTGGTGACCCACCAACATTGGGATCACTACTCACTCGCGCTGCGGTGGAGCGCCACATACGGTGCGGAACTGATGCTGGGGCACGAGGAACGGCACAGCATCGAGTCGTTCGCGACGGTGAACGGAGTCCATCCGACGCAGGTCGGAATGCTCATGACCGCGGGAGCCCCACGCCTCGCCCGCGCCGTCGAAGGGCTGCGATGGGAGTCGTACGAGCTCGGTATCGCGTTCACCGCGCCGGACCGGTGGCTGACAGATGGTGACGTGATCGACTGTGGCGGTACGTCGGTCGTCGCGCGGTTCACCCCGGGCCACACCCGCGGACACATGGTCTTCGACGATGTCGCCGACGGCATGGTGTTCACCGGAGACCACCTGCTGCCCCGGATCACCCCGTCCATCGCGTTCGAACGAGCTCCCGAGGCGCTGCCACTGCAGTCGTACCTGTCCTCGCTGGAACTGTTTCTCGAGTTACCGCAGTCCCGGATGCTACCGGCGCACGGTCCGGCCAACCAGCGCACCGGAGATCGCGCTCAGGAACTACTCGATCATCACCGGCAGCGACTCGAGCTCGTGGCCGAATTCGTCGCAGCCGGTCCGTGCACAGCGTTTGACGTTGCAGCACAGATGCGCTGGACCCGGCATGAGCGGGCGCTCGGCGACCTCGACGTCGTCCATCAGATGACCGCGGTACTCGAGGTCGCCGCTCATCTGGACCTGCTTGCCACCCAACACATACTGACCCACCAAGACGAAGCCGACGGCCGCGTTTTCACCGTGGCCTAG
- a CDS encoding enoyl-CoA hydratase-related protein — protein MDTPLTANADAAQRLYDALHAGDRDALAVLLHPDFVGHTTAGLPLDLGGDRSGPDEMQRDFWWRIGRHYVAEAHPDEMRRLDDGRLFVRGRYRGHGRVSGNRLDAEFVHVLTFAADGTIVRLDQLTDSASWVAALGDAAAPPVIDYTVSDGVATVCLNRPEVRNAIDMRMGEETLRVAQRIAEDGAVRAVLICGNGPALTVGGDIDYFLTTPPDRFGALFARMTSPFHEAFRILSRIDAPIVTAAHGAVAGGGLGYVYAADLVVAAEGAKFVTGFAGLGLSGDGGGTWHLPRLIGARRAAEAYLRNTPITADEAQRWGMVNAVVPADDLRAQALQLAAELASGPTRAFGRMRALLRETWTRDLSEQLLAEAESMRDLGGSADAADAIAAFVEKRKPHFTGR, from the coding sequence ATCGACACCCCATTGACCGCCAACGCCGATGCCGCGCAACGGTTGTACGACGCGTTGCACGCTGGTGACCGAGACGCGCTGGCAGTCCTGCTGCATCCGGACTTCGTCGGCCACACCACGGCCGGTCTCCCGCTGGACCTCGGTGGTGATCGCTCGGGGCCGGACGAGATGCAGCGCGATTTCTGGTGGCGGATCGGCCGCCACTACGTGGCAGAGGCACATCCCGACGAGATGCGCCGACTCGATGACGGACGACTTTTCGTCCGGGGCCGGTACCGCGGCCATGGTCGCGTGTCGGGTAACCGCTTGGACGCCGAGTTCGTTCACGTCCTGACCTTCGCGGCCGACGGCACCATCGTGCGGCTCGATCAACTCACCGACAGCGCTTCCTGGGTTGCGGCGTTAGGCGATGCCGCCGCGCCGCCGGTGATCGATTACACGGTGAGTGACGGTGTCGCGACGGTCTGCCTGAACCGGCCCGAGGTGCGCAACGCGATCGACATGCGGATGGGGGAGGAGACGCTCCGGGTCGCCCAACGGATCGCCGAAGACGGCGCCGTGCGCGCCGTGCTGATCTGCGGCAACGGCCCGGCGCTGACGGTCGGTGGCGACATCGACTACTTTCTGACGACCCCGCCCGACCGGTTCGGCGCCCTGTTCGCCCGCATGACCAGTCCGTTCCATGAGGCGTTCCGGATACTGAGCCGGATCGACGCGCCCATCGTGACCGCCGCACATGGCGCCGTCGCCGGCGGCGGACTCGGTTATGTCTATGCCGCCGATCTCGTCGTCGCCGCGGAAGGCGCGAAATTCGTGACCGGGTTCGCCGGCCTTGGGCTGTCCGGCGACGGCGGTGGCACGTGGCACCTGCCGCGGCTGATCGGGGCGCGTCGAGCTGCCGAGGCCTACCTGCGCAACACCCCGATCACCGCGGACGAAGCGCAGCGCTGGGGGATGGTCAACGCGGTGGTCCCGGCTGACGACCTGCGTGCGCAGGCACTGCAACTGGCCGCCGAGCTCGCTTCCGGGCCCACGCGCGCGTTCGGGCGAATGCGGGCGCTGCTGCGCGAGACGTGGACCCGCGACCTGTCCGAGCAGCTTCTGGCCGAGGCGGAGTCGATGCGGGATCTGGGCGGAAGTGCCGACGCTGCCGATGCCATCGCCGCGTTTGTCGAGAAGCGAAAGCCGCACTTCACCGGCAGGTGA
- a CDS encoding class I adenylate-forming enzyme family protein yields MGASVEGVTLTESYWPADRSVPLVDFTVGALLADRAAAFPDREALVAVRHGTGETARLTYRELFDEACRVATGLRRIAQPGDYVALWAPNVVEWTTIQYGAALAGVVLVALNPVLPAADLDYALRHCGAVVLLHAEESRGYAMADVARDVCAAISGLRRISLSDSGAWRADHIDHDVVARAPVDHDRPVMLQYTSGTTGRPKGVVLTHRALVNVAKLTMEAAEIESAAVCLNPLPLFHTAGCVIATLGPLWVAGTAVVCERFVAHEVLDALRFEEASVLFFVPTVLTALLAAQEVSRQRPPPLRVIMGGAATVSPQLIDSAAEVFGAGVFNLYGQTELAPVLTLTRPTDTRDERLSTVGRPLPQVDCRIVDPATGDIAPIGQVGEICARGYQQFVEYLHDPEATARALDPDHFVRTGDLGRMDSRGFVSVTGRLKELIIRGGENIAPAEVERVVVAHDEVSDAVAVGLPDERLGEIVAVVCRVADRAELKADLVDHARRHLPAYKVPARWFVIDAYPSTATGKVQRHALAAAIERGELHEL; encoded by the coding sequence ATGGGCGCATCGGTGGAGGGCGTGACGCTGACGGAGTCCTACTGGCCGGCCGACCGCAGTGTGCCCCTGGTTGATTTCACGGTGGGTGCACTACTGGCCGATCGCGCTGCGGCGTTTCCGGACCGGGAAGCGCTCGTCGCCGTCCGCCACGGGACCGGCGAGACCGCCCGGCTGACCTATCGCGAACTGTTCGATGAGGCCTGCCGGGTTGCCACTGGTCTACGACGTATCGCGCAGCCCGGTGACTACGTGGCGCTGTGGGCGCCCAACGTGGTGGAGTGGACGACCATCCAATACGGTGCCGCGCTGGCCGGTGTGGTGCTCGTGGCGCTCAACCCGGTATTGCCGGCCGCAGACCTCGACTACGCGTTGCGTCATTGCGGCGCAGTCGTATTGCTGCACGCCGAGGAGAGCCGCGGCTACGCCATGGCGGATGTCGCCCGGGACGTGTGCGCAGCAATCTCGGGGCTTCGCCGAATATCGTTGTCGGACAGCGGTGCCTGGCGGGCCGACCACATCGACCACGATGTGGTCGCGCGTGCTCCCGTGGATCACGACCGTCCCGTCATGCTGCAGTACACGTCGGGCACGACAGGGCGGCCCAAGGGCGTCGTGCTGACCCATCGCGCGCTGGTGAACGTGGCGAAGTTGACGATGGAGGCTGCCGAAATCGAGTCGGCGGCCGTATGTCTGAACCCGTTGCCGCTGTTTCATACCGCCGGATGCGTGATCGCGACCCTCGGGCCGCTGTGGGTGGCCGGCACCGCCGTCGTCTGCGAACGATTCGTCGCACATGAGGTGCTGGATGCGCTGCGCTTCGAGGAAGCATCTGTGTTGTTCTTCGTACCGACCGTCCTCACCGCGCTGCTGGCCGCGCAGGAGGTCAGCCGCCAACGACCGCCGCCGCTGCGCGTCATCATGGGTGGCGCCGCCACGGTTTCTCCACAGTTGATCGACAGTGCCGCAGAGGTTTTCGGCGCCGGGGTGTTCAATCTCTACGGGCAGACGGAGCTGGCCCCGGTACTGACGCTGACGCGGCCGACGGACACCCGCGACGAGCGGCTGTCCACGGTCGGCCGGCCGTTGCCCCAAGTCGACTGTCGGATCGTCGACCCGGCGACGGGGGACATCGCACCCATCGGGCAGGTGGGAGAGATCTGCGCGCGGGGCTATCAGCAATTCGTCGAGTACCTGCACGACCCCGAAGCCACGGCACGTGCGCTCGATCCGGACCACTTCGTCCGTACCGGCGACCTCGGCCGCATGGACTCGCGCGGCTTCGTGTCGGTGACGGGTCGGTTGAAGGAACTGATCATTCGTGGCGGTGAGAACATCGCACCCGCCGAGGTCGAACGTGTTGTCGTGGCCCACGACGAGGTCAGCGATGCGGTTGCGGTCGGCCTGCCCGACGAGCGCCTCGGCGAAATCGTCGCTGTGGTCTGCCGAGTGGCAGACCGGGCGGAACTCAAAGCCGATCTGGTGGACCACGCACGCCGGCACCTGCCCGCATACAAGGTGCCCGCCCGGTGGTTCGTCATCGATGCGTACCCGTCGACGGCGACCGGCAAGGTGCAGCGCCATGCCCTCGCCGCCGCGATCGAGCGCGGTGAGCTCCACGAATTATGA
- a CDS encoding TetR/AcrR family transcriptional regulator has protein sequence MARKSAQALASEDSGDADSKSARTRRRILDAAAHVLSTKGYAGTRLTDVAEHAELQAPAIYYYFPSREDLIEEVMWSGIADMARHLQSVLDELPSDTSPLDRILIAVETHLRHELELSDYATASIRNSGQVPEHLRARQLAEEATYSAIWRKLMRAAHAEGQLRDDLDLTVAQLLIIGSLNWAAEWWTPRRGSVESVVRNATSFVRNAIAAPGTDEDATPRPKRAR, from the coding sequence ATGGCTAGAAAATCGGCTCAGGCTCTGGCGTCAGAGGACAGTGGCGACGCGGATTCCAAGTCGGCTCGCACCCGTCGGCGCATCCTCGATGCCGCAGCGCACGTGCTGAGCACGAAGGGTTATGCGGGCACTCGCCTCACCGACGTCGCCGAGCACGCGGAGCTCCAGGCGCCGGCGATCTACTACTACTTCCCCTCACGCGAAGATCTGATCGAAGAGGTGATGTGGAGCGGCATCGCCGACATGGCACGGCACCTGCAGTCAGTGCTCGACGAGCTGCCCTCCGACACGTCGCCGCTGGACCGGATTCTCATCGCGGTCGAGACCCATCTGCGCCACGAACTCGAACTGTCCGACTACGCCACGGCATCGATCCGGAACAGCGGCCAGGTGCCCGAGCACCTGCGCGCCCGGCAGCTGGCGGAGGAAGCCACCTACTCCGCCATTTGGCGCAAACTCATGAGGGCAGCACATGCCGAAGGTCAGCTCCGCGACGATCTCGATCTGACCGTCGCACAGCTGCTGATCATCGGATCGCTCAACTGGGCCGCCGAATGGTGGACGCCGCGCCGCGGATCGGTGGAATCGGTCGTCCGCAACGCGACGTCATTCGTCCGCAACGCGATCGCCGCACCCGGCACCGACGAGGACGCCACGCCGCGTCCCAAACGCGCCCGGTAA
- a CDS encoding HpcH/HpaI aldolase/citrate lyase family protein: MEPRIENVGGARSVLFVPGDRPDRFAKAAASGADLIVLDLEDAVAPDAKSAARDAVDGWLSAGRQAVVRVNGTDTPWFTDDVAVASAHQCAVMLPKALGAEHVALVARRLPCRIPLIALIETASGIQAAGEICAADRIAAVAFGSIDLSAELGIRPDDRQALLHARSVVVLAAAAGKPAPWDGVTTAVHDDEAVRADAAHAAQLGFGGKLCIHPRQVAIVNAQFEPSPAEQAWAQRVLDAAADSRGSACVIDGCMVDKPVLDRAARLLARARNGESRAACGHLEGNSN, encoded by the coding sequence ATGGAACCACGCATTGAGAACGTCGGCGGCGCCCGCAGTGTGCTGTTCGTGCCGGGCGATCGACCGGACCGGTTCGCCAAGGCCGCTGCAAGCGGCGCCGATCTCATCGTGCTCGACCTCGAGGACGCGGTGGCGCCGGACGCGAAGAGCGCCGCGCGTGACGCGGTGGATGGGTGGCTGAGCGCCGGCCGGCAGGCCGTCGTCCGGGTCAACGGGACCGATACCCCGTGGTTCACCGACGACGTAGCCGTGGCGTCGGCTCACCAGTGCGCGGTCATGCTACCGAAAGCCCTTGGCGCCGAACATGTTGCGTTGGTCGCGCGCCGGCTGCCCTGCCGAATCCCGTTGATTGCGCTCATCGAGACGGCGTCGGGCATCCAGGCGGCCGGCGAGATTTGTGCCGCCGACCGGATCGCCGCCGTGGCGTTCGGAAGTATCGATCTCAGTGCGGAACTGGGCATCCGCCCCGACGATCGGCAGGCCCTGCTGCACGCCCGCAGCGTCGTGGTGCTGGCGGCCGCCGCTGGGAAGCCGGCGCCCTGGGACGGGGTGACCACCGCCGTGCACGACGACGAGGCTGTCCGCGCCGACGCGGCTCACGCCGCGCAATTGGGGTTCGGCGGCAAGCTCTGCATCCATCCCCGTCAGGTGGCGATCGTCAACGCCCAGTTCGAGCCTTCGCCGGCGGAACAGGCGTGGGCGCAACGCGTTCTGGACGCGGCGGCGGACAGCCGGGGATCGGCATGTGTCATCGATGGATGCATGGTCGACAAGCCCGTCCTCGACCGGGCTGCCCGACTTTTGGCAAGAGCCCGCAACGGCGAATCTCGCGCGGCGTGCGGCCACCTGGAAGGGAATTCGAATTGA
- a CDS encoding MaoC family dehydratase: MKVFRSIDEFAAAEGTSLGPTDWLTIDQDRVNKFADATGDHQWIHVDPERAAQGPFGTAIAHGLLTLSLTPVLAHDLYTVEGVKMAVNYGYNKVRFVSPVPVGSKIRASAVVGPVTVVPGGVQGQLTTTIEIEGSDKPACVVESIVRYYS, translated from the coding sequence GTGAAGGTTTTTCGAAGCATCGACGAGTTCGCGGCAGCGGAGGGGACATCGTTGGGCCCCACCGACTGGCTGACGATCGATCAGGACCGGGTGAACAAGTTCGCCGACGCCACCGGTGATCACCAGTGGATTCACGTCGACCCGGAACGGGCCGCGCAGGGGCCCTTCGGAACCGCGATCGCCCACGGTCTGCTGACGCTGTCGCTGACACCGGTGCTGGCGCACGACCTCTACACCGTTGAGGGGGTGAAGATGGCGGTGAACTACGGCTACAACAAGGTGCGCTTCGTCTCGCCGGTCCCCGTCGGCTCGAAGATCCGCGCTTCTGCCGTGGTCGGTCCGGTCACCGTGGTGCCGGGCGGTGTTCAGGGGCAGCTGACGACGACCATCGAGATCGAAGGCTCGGACAAGCCGGCGTGCGTCGTCGAATCCATTGTGCGGTACTACTCATGA
- a CDS encoding class I adenylate-forming enzyme family protein translates to MSSTSAIAERRGELRAHFPVWREHTLDAWLDECAARYASRPFVLTDDVSLTYRQVADESRRLAAGLTRLGVRPGDRVGLIMANYPEFVTMKFAIARVGAVAVPFNYLYRSDELAFVLEDSGCRLLVTMTGFGDLDYQAMLDDIVPGWDRDDFANRSGRSGCITALRHVVVLETDRPRRAGVRSVRDLAELAGADVADHAASQGDPRGPGDILYTSGTTGSPKGVMTSHDGVLRTAFASALSRAYEDGRRILFSLPCYHMFGYVEGLLSVMYVGGAVVLQPRFSAEGYFRGIEQHRATDILCVPTMAVALVESPARENFDLSSLSAILCGSAPAPIWLWQRIERDFGVSEIVTGYGMTECGGAMTLTLPEDGLSLTSETVGRPKLAGAAAVAGTDALVTYRVVDPTTGVDVEPGAEGELISSGPATMLGYWNRAAETSAALRGGWLWSGDLGCRCDDGYLRVTGRTKEMYKSGGELVMPKEIEDLLAVHPDISQVFAVGLTDDRWGEIGCVIVIPAPGAAITEQDVLDICRARLARFKVPKRVVFYRADQLPTTPTGKVQKFRLVQQLRSGGGAPTD, encoded by the coding sequence ATGAGCAGCACCAGTGCGATTGCCGAGCGGCGCGGGGAACTGCGGGCACACTTTCCGGTGTGGCGTGAACACACACTGGATGCCTGGCTCGATGAATGCGCCGCCCGGTACGCGTCGCGGCCGTTCGTGCTCACCGACGACGTCAGCCTGACCTACCGGCAGGTCGCCGACGAGTCCCGGCGGCTGGCAGCCGGCCTGACGAGGCTGGGGGTGCGGCCGGGCGACCGGGTTGGCCTCATCATGGCGAACTACCCGGAATTCGTGACGATGAAGTTCGCGATCGCCCGGGTCGGGGCGGTCGCGGTGCCCTTCAACTACCTCTACCGCAGCGACGAACTGGCGTTTGTACTAGAGGATTCCGGCTGCCGGCTGCTGGTCACCATGACCGGATTCGGCGACCTGGACTACCAGGCGATGCTGGACGACATCGTCCCCGGCTGGGACCGCGACGACTTCGCCAACCGGTCCGGACGGTCCGGATGCATCACCGCGCTCCGCCACGTCGTGGTCCTTGAAACCGACCGTCCACGCCGGGCTGGGGTGCGGTCGGTACGAGACCTGGCCGAACTTGCCGGCGCAGATGTTGCCGATCACGCGGCATCGCAAGGTGATCCGCGTGGCCCGGGGGACATCCTGTACACGTCCGGGACGACAGGATCGCCCAAGGGCGTGATGACCTCACACGACGGCGTTCTGCGCACGGCTTTCGCCTCGGCGCTGTCGCGCGCGTACGAGGACGGTCGCCGGATTCTGTTCTCGTTGCCGTGTTATCACATGTTCGGTTACGTCGAGGGCCTGCTTTCGGTGATGTACGTCGGCGGCGCCGTGGTGTTGCAGCCCAGATTCAGCGCTGAAGGCTATTTCCGTGGCATTGAGCAGCACCGGGCCACCGATATCCTCTGTGTGCCCACCATGGCAGTGGCCTTGGTGGAGAGCCCGGCTCGCGAGAACTTCGATCTCTCCTCTCTGTCGGCGATCTTGTGCGGCTCGGCGCCGGCACCAATCTGGTTGTGGCAGAGGATCGAACGTGACTTCGGGGTGAGCGAGATCGTCACGGGTTATGGCATGACCGAATGCGGTGGTGCCATGACCCTCACGTTGCCCGAGGACGGCCTGTCATTGACGTCGGAGACGGTCGGTCGCCCGAAATTGGCCGGCGCCGCGGCGGTCGCGGGTACCGACGCGTTGGTCACCTACCGGGTGGTGGACCCGACGACCGGTGTGGATGTCGAACCCGGCGCCGAAGGCGAGCTGATCTCCAGCGGACCCGCCACCATGCTGGGCTACTGGAACCGTGCGGCCGAAACGTCGGCGGCCCTGCGCGGCGGCTGGCTGTGGTCGGGCGACCTCGGCTGCCGGTGTGACGATGGCTATCTCCGGGTGACGGGCCGCACCAAAGAGATGTACAAGAGCGGCGGAGAGTTGGTGATGCCCAAGGAGATCGAGGACCTGCTCGCGGTGCATCCCGACATCAGCCAGGTGTTCGCCGTCGGATTGACCGACGACCGGTGGGGTGAAATCGGTTGTGTGATCGTCATTCCGGCTCCGGGAGCTGCCATCACCGAACAGGATGTGCTGGACATCTGCCGGGCTCGGCTGGCTCGATTCAAAGTGCCCAAGCGGGTGGTGTTCTACCGGGCCGACCAGTTGCCGACCACGCCGACCGGCAAGGTGCAGAAGTTCCGTCTCGTGCAGCAGCTGCGTTCCGGCGGTGGCGCGCCGACTGACTAG
- a CDS encoding enoyl-CoA hydratase/isomerase family protein, giving the protein MTEPVLLDVAGRVATVTLNRPEQRNAITVALGAALDRSLREAASLADVVVVRGAGGNFCAGGDFHELGRLRADGRDAMAKLFDNFRRACAVIESLPIPVICAVEGYATAGGFELVQAADIVLLHENAVLADIHTKFGQIPGGGSTQRLPRLVGRQRALAHILTADKLTAAEALDWGLAYRVFGAGEFDSAVAGFATTLAMKDRTALERTKALVYRGLRLPLDDGLALEREAVLDHVALTGTGVGRG; this is encoded by the coding sequence ATGACCGAGCCGGTGCTGCTCGACGTGGCCGGCAGGGTGGCCACAGTCACGCTGAACCGTCCCGAGCAGCGCAATGCCATCACCGTCGCCCTCGGGGCGGCGTTGGATCGGTCCCTTCGTGAGGCTGCCAGCCTGGCCGACGTCGTCGTGGTTCGCGGTGCGGGTGGGAACTTCTGCGCAGGAGGGGATTTCCACGAGCTGGGACGTCTGCGTGCGGACGGCCGCGATGCGATGGCCAAACTCTTCGACAACTTCCGCCGTGCCTGCGCGGTGATCGAGAGTCTGCCGATACCGGTGATCTGCGCGGTGGAGGGCTATGCGACGGCCGGCGGTTTCGAGCTCGTCCAGGCGGCGGACATCGTGCTGCTGCACGAGAATGCGGTGCTTGCCGACATCCACACGAAGTTCGGGCAGATCCCGGGTGGCGGCAGCACGCAGCGCTTGCCGCGGCTCGTCGGACGTCAACGCGCACTCGCGCACATTCTCACCGCGGACAAACTGACAGCTGCCGAAGCGCTCGACTGGGGCCTGGCGTACCGCGTGTTCGGGGCCGGCGAATTCGATTCGGCGGTGGCGGGTTTCGCCACCACCCTGGCGATGAAGGACCGCACCGCACTCGAACGGACCAAGGCACTCGTCTACCGGGGGCTGCGGCTGCCGCTCGACGACGGCCTGGCGCTGGAGCGGGAAGCCGTCCTCGACCACGTCGCGCTGACCGGAACAGGAGTCGGGCGTGGCTGA